A DNA window from Engystomops pustulosus chromosome 10, aEngPut4.maternal, whole genome shotgun sequence contains the following coding sequences:
- the LOC140104241 gene encoding calcium-activated chloride channel regulator 1-like isoform X2 — MFLRNVLVLLFICDLFHKCPGSMVKVNNGGYEDIVFAINPEVKEDFGIIHNIQADIIIANPYLKSGDDPYTLQYGRCGEPGRYIHLTPNFLLDDNLLLAYGPRGRVFVHEWAHLRWGVYDEYNDEKPYYLAGHSKVEATRCSVDFFGTNIMKTSECHGGSCPIKACNFDTSTGLYEEGCVFVPDKFQFSQASIMYSQAMVTEFCDSNTHNKEAPNLQNRMCNLRSTWDVIKDSTDMNSSPPRPDMSLPVPSFTLLQYKERVITLVLDVSGSMMLNDRMRRLHQAVDIFLTQIVETSAYVGVIQFSRFTSVISPLERINDEQREKLKSLIPLSATEEGTDLCSGILAGLEENRKRDGSTQGTEIVLLTDGEDNYDTRSCFPNITSSGAIIHVIALGPYSEKELEMVTSMTGGQHFAVLDDLASNGIIEAYNRILPLDGQDLHMTIQLESRALDLPPKTCLNGTIFIDSTVGNDTSFVVTWQTDIPNIHLQNRKGILYTQVEFSSNTTSHLSRLQLSGTAERGPWDYMLCNPLTSNQAIGITVTSKAADEDVPPVIASCHMNSNTNTYPNPMVIYASVSQGLLPVTGAKVTATLESESGSLVTTELLDNGAGADIGKDDGIYSRYFTSFSVNGIYNLKVRVTGEENKSQLRLPKSRALYIPGYVENGKITLNPPRPNISDDNLQLHFGAFSRTSSGGSFVVSNVPAEVQPDIYKPEKISDLEASLVQSRTVLAWTATGDDLDKGQASKYELRMNTDPREIREHFESSTLVNTASLIPRPAGFKENFIFAPENTNIANGTVLYFAIVAIDKAGQKSDMSNIAQTVFYNVPLPSTSTTTERHEDTTRRDLTSPNTSTYNTPASSGKVSTRVITFIVCSVVILLCLLVCIVICIVSCKKNKRHHV; from the exons ATGTTTCTCCGTAATGTGCTGGTGTTACTATTCATCTGTGATTTGTTTCATAAATGTCCAGGATCTATGGTAAAAGTGAACAATGGAGGGTATGAGGATATCGTGTTTGCAATCAATCCAGAAGTCAAAGAAGATTTTGGAATTATTCATAACATTCAG GCAGATATAATTATTGCGAATCCATACTTGAAATCTGGAGATGATCCATATACTTTACAGTATGGGCGTTGTGGGGAGCCAGGAAGATATATCCATTTGACTCCAAACTTCTTACTAGATGACAATCTACTGTTAGCGTATGGACCAAGAG GAAGAGTATTTGTCCATGAGTGGGCACATCTACGATGGGGAGTATATGATGAGTACAATGATGAAAAGCCATATTATCTAGCAGGACACAGCAAGGTAGAAGCTACAAG GTGCTCCGTGGATTTTTTTGGCACTAACATAATGAAAACAAGTGAATGCCATGGAGGAAGTTGTCCAATAAAGGCTTGCAACTTTGATACATCAACCGGACTTTATGAAGAAGGATGTGTATTTGTGCCAGACAAATTCCAGTTTTCCCAGGCATCTATCATGTATTCACAGGCAATG GTAACTGAGTTCTGTGACTCTAATACTCACAACAAAGAAGCTCCAAATCTACAAAACCGAATGTGCAATCTTCGCAGTACTTGGGATGTCATCAAGGACTCAACCGATATGAATTCCAGTCCTCCACGACCTGACATGAGTCTTCCAGTCCCATCCTTCACCCTCCTACAGTACAAAGAAAGAGTGATAACTTTGGTCCTGGATGTATCTGGGAGCATGATGCTG AATGATCGTATGAGACGACTACACCAGGCTGTGGATATATTCCTCACCCAGATTGTTGAAACCTCAGCTTATGTTGGGGTCATCCAGTTCTCCAGGTTTACATCTGTCATTTCTCCACTAGAGAGAATTAATGATGAACAAAGGGAAAAGCTAAAATCACTAATTCCATTATCAGCAACTGAAGAAGGGACAGACCTTTGTTCTGGAATTCTTGCTGGGCTAGAG GAGAATAGAAAGCGAGATGGTTCAACACAAGGAACCGAGATTGTGCTGTTGACGGATGGAGAAGACAATTATGACACCAGAAGTTGTTTCCCAAATATAACATCAAGTGGTGCCATCATACATGTCATCGCCCTTGGACCTTATTCAGAAAAAGAACTAGAAATGGTTACATCAATGACTG GAGGACAACACTTTGCTGTTTTGGATGATTTGGCCTCTAATGGTATAATTGAAGCCTACAATAGAATTTTACCTCTAGATGGACAAGACCTACATATGACTATTCAG CTGGAGAGTAGAGCTCTAGACCTTCCACCAAAGACCTGTCTGAATGGTACCATCTTCATTGACAGCACAGTGGGGAACGACACTTCATTTGTGGTCACCTGGCAAACAGATATTCCAAATATTCATTTACAGAATCGAAAAGGAATCTTATATACCCAAGTAGAATTCAGCAGCAATACTACTTCACATCTATCTAGACTACAGCTGTCAGGGACAGCAGAG AGAGGACCATGGGATTACATGCTTTGTAACCCTCTTACATCAAACCAAGCCATAGGAATTACTGTGACCTCTAAAGCAGCAGATGAAGATGTGCCACCTGTTATCGCCAGCTGCCATATGAACAGTAATACAAATACTTATCCAAACCCAATGGTTATCTATGCATCTGTAAGCCAGGGTTTGCTACCTGTGACGGGAGCCAAAGTGACTGCTACACTTGAATCAGAGAGCGGGAGTTTGGTTACTACAGAGCTTTTGGATAACGGAGCTG GTGCCGATATAGGAAAAGATGATGGAATTTACTCTAGATACTTCACCTCTTTTAGTGTAAATGGAATATACAACTTGAAAGTGCGAGTCACTGGTGAAGAAAACAAAAGTCAACTGAGATTGCCGAAGAGTCGTGCTCTATATATACCAGGTTACGTTGAGAATG GCAAAATCACTTTAAATCCACCAAGACCTAATATCAGTGATGACAATCTTCAGCTTCATTTTGGAGCATTTAGCAGGACATCATCTGGTGGTTCTTTTGTGGTGTCCAATGTACCAGCTGAAGTACAGCCAGATATTTACAAACCAGAGAAAATATCCGACTTGGAAGCAAGCTTGGTACAGTCCAGGACTGTGTTGGCTTGGACAGCAACTGGGGATGACCTGGACAAAGGACAAG CTTCAAAATATGAACTCAGAATGAACACCGACCCGCGGGAAATCAGAGAGCACTTTGAGAGTAGCACACTGGTGAATACTGCCAGTCTCATCCCTCGGCCAGCTGGCTTCAAGGAAAACTTTATATTTGCACCTGAAAACACAAACATAGCAAACGGCACTGTCCTTTACTTTGCAATAGTTGCTATAGACAAAGCTGGGCAGAAATCGGACATGTCTAACATTGCACAAACTGTATTCTATAATGTTCCACTGCCGTCAACTTCTACCACAACTGAGCGGCATGAAGATACAACTAGGCGAGATCTCACTAGTCCAAACACTTCGACATATAATACACCAGCATCTAGTGGGAAAGTAAGCACAAGAGTGATAACATTTATTGTGTGTTCTGTAGTCATTTTATTATGTCTTCTTGTATGTATAGTCATTTGCATTgtttcctgcaaaaaaaataaaagacaccATGTGTAG
- the LOC140104241 gene encoding calcium-activated chloride channel regulator 1-like isoform X1, with product MFLRNVLVLLFICDLFHKCPGSMVKVNNGGYEDIVFAINPEVKEDFGIIHNIQEMVKEATSYLFHATKKRLFIKSVKILIPSTWTPRSNYTKPATESYNTADIIIANPYLKSGDDPYTLQYGRCGEPGRYIHLTPNFLLDDNLLLAYGPRGRVFVHEWAHLRWGVYDEYNDEKPYYLAGHSKVEATRCSVDFFGTNIMKTSECHGGSCPIKACNFDTSTGLYEEGCVFVPDKFQFSQASIMYSQAMVTEFCDSNTHNKEAPNLQNRMCNLRSTWDVIKDSTDMNSSPPRPDMSLPVPSFTLLQYKERVITLVLDVSGSMMLNDRMRRLHQAVDIFLTQIVETSAYVGVIQFSRFTSVISPLERINDEQREKLKSLIPLSATEEGTDLCSGILAGLEENRKRDGSTQGTEIVLLTDGEDNYDTRSCFPNITSSGAIIHVIALGPYSEKELEMVTSMTGGQHFAVLDDLASNGIIEAYNRILPLDGQDLHMTIQLESRALDLPPKTCLNGTIFIDSTVGNDTSFVVTWQTDIPNIHLQNRKGILYTQVEFSSNTTSHLSRLQLSGTAERGPWDYMLCNPLTSNQAIGITVTSKAADEDVPPVIASCHMNSNTNTYPNPMVIYASVSQGLLPVTGAKVTATLESESGSLVTTELLDNGAGADIGKDDGIYSRYFTSFSVNGIYNLKVRVTGEENKSQLRLPKSRALYIPGYVENGKITLNPPRPNISDDNLQLHFGAFSRTSSGGSFVVSNVPAEVQPDIYKPEKISDLEASLVQSRTVLAWTATGDDLDKGQASKYELRMNTDPREIREHFESSTLVNTASLIPRPAGFKENFIFAPENTNIANGTVLYFAIVAIDKAGQKSDMSNIAQTVFYNVPLPSTSTTTERHEDTTRRDLTSPNTSTYNTPASSGKVSTRVITFIVCSVVILLCLLVCIVICIVSCKKNKRHHV from the exons ATGTTTCTCCGTAATGTGCTGGTGTTACTATTCATCTGTGATTTGTTTCATAAATGTCCAGGATCTATGGTAAAAGTGAACAATGGAGGGTATGAGGATATCGTGTTTGCAATCAATCCAGAAGTCAAAGAAGATTTTGGAATTATTCATAACATTCAG GAAATGGTAAAAGAAGCAACAAGTTATTTATTTCATGCAACCAAGAAAAGACTTTtcataaaaagtgttaaaattcTCATCCCATCTACATGGACACCAAGAAGTAATTATACAAAACCAGCAACAGAATCCTACAACACT GCAGATATAATTATTGCGAATCCATACTTGAAATCTGGAGATGATCCATATACTTTACAGTATGGGCGTTGTGGGGAGCCAGGAAGATATATCCATTTGACTCCAAACTTCTTACTAGATGACAATCTACTGTTAGCGTATGGACCAAGAG GAAGAGTATTTGTCCATGAGTGGGCACATCTACGATGGGGAGTATATGATGAGTACAATGATGAAAAGCCATATTATCTAGCAGGACACAGCAAGGTAGAAGCTACAAG GTGCTCCGTGGATTTTTTTGGCACTAACATAATGAAAACAAGTGAATGCCATGGAGGAAGTTGTCCAATAAAGGCTTGCAACTTTGATACATCAACCGGACTTTATGAAGAAGGATGTGTATTTGTGCCAGACAAATTCCAGTTTTCCCAGGCATCTATCATGTATTCACAGGCAATG GTAACTGAGTTCTGTGACTCTAATACTCACAACAAAGAAGCTCCAAATCTACAAAACCGAATGTGCAATCTTCGCAGTACTTGGGATGTCATCAAGGACTCAACCGATATGAATTCCAGTCCTCCACGACCTGACATGAGTCTTCCAGTCCCATCCTTCACCCTCCTACAGTACAAAGAAAGAGTGATAACTTTGGTCCTGGATGTATCTGGGAGCATGATGCTG AATGATCGTATGAGACGACTACACCAGGCTGTGGATATATTCCTCACCCAGATTGTTGAAACCTCAGCTTATGTTGGGGTCATCCAGTTCTCCAGGTTTACATCTGTCATTTCTCCACTAGAGAGAATTAATGATGAACAAAGGGAAAAGCTAAAATCACTAATTCCATTATCAGCAACTGAAGAAGGGACAGACCTTTGTTCTGGAATTCTTGCTGGGCTAGAG GAGAATAGAAAGCGAGATGGTTCAACACAAGGAACCGAGATTGTGCTGTTGACGGATGGAGAAGACAATTATGACACCAGAAGTTGTTTCCCAAATATAACATCAAGTGGTGCCATCATACATGTCATCGCCCTTGGACCTTATTCAGAAAAAGAACTAGAAATGGTTACATCAATGACTG GAGGACAACACTTTGCTGTTTTGGATGATTTGGCCTCTAATGGTATAATTGAAGCCTACAATAGAATTTTACCTCTAGATGGACAAGACCTACATATGACTATTCAG CTGGAGAGTAGAGCTCTAGACCTTCCACCAAAGACCTGTCTGAATGGTACCATCTTCATTGACAGCACAGTGGGGAACGACACTTCATTTGTGGTCACCTGGCAAACAGATATTCCAAATATTCATTTACAGAATCGAAAAGGAATCTTATATACCCAAGTAGAATTCAGCAGCAATACTACTTCACATCTATCTAGACTACAGCTGTCAGGGACAGCAGAG AGAGGACCATGGGATTACATGCTTTGTAACCCTCTTACATCAAACCAAGCCATAGGAATTACTGTGACCTCTAAAGCAGCAGATGAAGATGTGCCACCTGTTATCGCCAGCTGCCATATGAACAGTAATACAAATACTTATCCAAACCCAATGGTTATCTATGCATCTGTAAGCCAGGGTTTGCTACCTGTGACGGGAGCCAAAGTGACTGCTACACTTGAATCAGAGAGCGGGAGTTTGGTTACTACAGAGCTTTTGGATAACGGAGCTG GTGCCGATATAGGAAAAGATGATGGAATTTACTCTAGATACTTCACCTCTTTTAGTGTAAATGGAATATACAACTTGAAAGTGCGAGTCACTGGTGAAGAAAACAAAAGTCAACTGAGATTGCCGAAGAGTCGTGCTCTATATATACCAGGTTACGTTGAGAATG GCAAAATCACTTTAAATCCACCAAGACCTAATATCAGTGATGACAATCTTCAGCTTCATTTTGGAGCATTTAGCAGGACATCATCTGGTGGTTCTTTTGTGGTGTCCAATGTACCAGCTGAAGTACAGCCAGATATTTACAAACCAGAGAAAATATCCGACTTGGAAGCAAGCTTGGTACAGTCCAGGACTGTGTTGGCTTGGACAGCAACTGGGGATGACCTGGACAAAGGACAAG CTTCAAAATATGAACTCAGAATGAACACCGACCCGCGGGAAATCAGAGAGCACTTTGAGAGTAGCACACTGGTGAATACTGCCAGTCTCATCCCTCGGCCAGCTGGCTTCAAGGAAAACTTTATATTTGCACCTGAAAACACAAACATAGCAAACGGCACTGTCCTTTACTTTGCAATAGTTGCTATAGACAAAGCTGGGCAGAAATCGGACATGTCTAACATTGCACAAACTGTATTCTATAATGTTCCACTGCCGTCAACTTCTACCACAACTGAGCGGCATGAAGATACAACTAGGCGAGATCTCACTAGTCCAAACACTTCGACATATAATACACCAGCATCTAGTGGGAAAGTAAGCACAAGAGTGATAACATTTATTGTGTGTTCTGTAGTCATTTTATTATGTCTTCTTGTATGTATAGTCATTTGCATTgtttcctgcaaaaaaaataaaagacaccATGTGTAG
- the LOC140105259 gene encoding calcium-activated chloride channel regulator 1-like, whose amino-acid sequence MTPRNILALVLVSYIFAKSQSSLVKLNNGGYEDIVIAINPNVKEDLRIIENIKDMVREATRFLFEATGKRIYIKSVKILVPTSWSANNYIRPKAETYDKADIIITNPTLPHANDPYTQQYGRCGEPGQYIHLTPDFMTDDGLISVYGPRGKVFVHEWAHLRWGVFDEYNSDTPYYISGNRKVEATRCSVDIFGENVIQKCQGNLCYVSPCNIDPTTNLYEKGCVFVPDQWTPVTTSLMYMQALPPVTKFCDASNHNTEAPNLQNKMCNYRSTWDVIQSSADIQSTPPNPALTIPDPTFTLLQYSERVVTLVLDVSDNMSINNRIGRLYQAAEVFLMQVIEIESYVGLVTYSSSATIRSQLVQIKSDVERQRLKRLLPTEAGGGTNICSGLLAGIQVNQGTSVSSAGTEIILVSAGEDEYDTSLCFPQIIESGAIIHVIFLGPSEEPKLIEIAKITGGKTIISTDRVDAQGLIDAFSSISASDGDITKKSLQLESSALCLQPTQCLNGTVYIDNTVGSDTSFLITWQTVIPQIYLQDPHGIVYTSTQFISDPASKSSRLAIGGTVERGPWTYSLCNTRTSVEALGLVVNSKASDENIPPITVSAHMNQDANQYPNPMVIYATVSQGLTPITGAKVTAIIEPVTGPIVTLELLDNGTGADIIKNDGIYSRYFTQFSQNGRYNLRVHVTNNNKGQSHLTLPKNRALGVQGSIKDGTVTMNLPNFKIPDEDLNVGEFSRTASGGSFVVFDVHTVRGPKLDIYKPERITDLQAEIVEDRITLSWTATGDDLDQGKASSYDLRMNINHRDIRTNFYGSTTINISSLTPLPAGSRETFSFKPEKNVIKNGTILYFALVAIDKVSHQSDVSNIAQAAFIIPPTLVSGSK is encoded by the exons ATGACACCAAGAAATATTCTTGCACTAGTTTTAGTTTCTTACATCTTCGCCAAAAGTCAGAGTTCCCTGGTTAAACTCAATAATGGAGGATATGAAGATATAGTTATTGCTATCAATCCTAATGTCAAGGAAGATCTCAGGATCATCGAAAATATTAAG GATATGGTAAGAGAAGCTACAAGATTTCTATTTGAGGCCACAGGCAAAAGAATATACATAAAAAGTGTGAAGATTCTGGTTCCCACTTCCTGGTCTGCAAATAATTATATAAGACCCAAAGCAGAAACATATGACAAG GCAGATATTATAATCACCAACCCTACCCTGCCACATGCAAACGACCCTTATACACAACAGTATGGACGCTGTGGAGAACCGGGGCAATACATTCACCTCACTCCAGATTTCATGACAGATGATGGACTCATCTCAGTGTACGGACCCCGAG gtaAAGTGTTTGTTCATGAATGGGCTCATCTCCGATGGGGTGTATTTGATGAGTACAACTCAGATACTCCTTACTACATTTCAGGGAATCGTAAAGTGGAGGCCACGAG GTGCTCTGTAGATATTTTTGGTGAGAATGTAATTCAAAAATGTCAGGGAAACTTGTGTTATGTTTCTCCATGTAATATTGACCCTACAACTAATCTGTATGAAAAAGGCTGTGTTTTTGTGCCTGACCAATGGACCCCCGTCACAACATCCTTAATGTACATGCAGGCTCTGCCTCCT GTCACTAAATTCTGTGATGCAAGTAACCACAACACCGAAGCTCCAAACCTGCAAAATAAAATGTGCAACTATCGTAGTACCTGGGATGTGATCCAGAGCTCTGCTGATATCCAGTCCACTCCTCCAAACCCGGCACTCACTATTCCTGACCCTACCTTCACACTGTTACAGTATTCAGAGCGAGTGGTGACTTTAGTGCTGGATGTCTCTGACAATATGAGCATT AATAATCGTATTGGACGTTTGTACCAGGCAGCAGAGGTGTTTCTTATGCAAGTCATTGAGATTGAGTCTTATGTTGGATTGGTGACCTATTCAAGTTCTGCAACCATAAGATCCCAATTAGTCCAAATAAAAAGTGATGTGGAGCGTCAACGCCTGAAGCGACTTCTGCCAACGGAAGCTGGAGGTGGAACAAATATTTGCTCTGGACTTTTGGCTGGAATTCAG GTAAATCAAGGAACTTCTGTTTCATCTGCTGGAACTGAAATCATATTAGTATCAGCTGGAGAGGATGAATATGATACCAGCCTTTGTTTTCCACAAATCATAGAGAGTGGTGCCATTATCCATGTCATTTTCCTTGGACCTTCTGAAGAACCAAAGCTTATAGAGATTGCAAAAATTACAG gtGGAAAAACAATTATATCCACAGACAGAGTGGATGCACAAGGATTAATCGATGCCTTCAGTTCAATTTCAGCCAGTGACGGAGACATCACTAAAAAGTCTTTACAG CTGGAGAGCAGTGCATTATGTCTTCAGCCAACTCAATGTTTAAATGGCACCGTGTACATTGATAATACAGTGGGCAGTGACACTTCCTTTCTAATTACTTGGCAAActgtgataccacaaatttattTACAAGATCCACATGGGATTGTGTATACTTCAACACAATTCATCAGTGACCCCGCTTCTAAATCATCAAGACTTGCTATTGGAGGAACAGTGGag AGAGGACCCTGGACTTACAGTTTATGCAATACTCGCACTTCAGTTGAAGCTTTAGGTTTAGTTGTGAACTCTAAGGCTTCAGATGAAAACATTCCTCCAATTACTGTAAGTGCCCACATGAACCAAGACGCAAACCAATATCCCAACCCCATGGTTATCTATGCCACAGTAAGTCAAGGACTGACACCGATCACTGGAGCAAAAGTCACTGCAATAATCGAACCTGTCACTGGACCAATAGTGACCCTAGAACTTCTGGACAATGGAACAG GTGCTGATATTATAAAGAATGATGGAATATATTCAAGATATTTCACACAGTTCTCACAAAATGGAAGATACAATTTGAGAGTACATGTCACAAACAATAATAAGGGTCAAAGCCACTTGACCCTCCCCAAGAACCGTGCTCTTGGTGTTCAAGGATCTATCAAAGATG GTACTGTGACCATGAATCTTCCCAACTTTAAAATTCCAGATGAAGATCTTAATGTAGGAGAATTCAGCAGGACAGCATCAGGAGGTTCATTTGTTGTGTTTGATGTGCACACAGTAAGGGGTCCTAAACTAGATATCTATAAACCTGAGAGAATAACAGATTTACAGGCAGAGATTGTGGAGGATCGGATCACATTATCGTGGACAGCCACTGGGGATGATCTGGACCAGGGAAAAG CTTCCAGCTATGACCTAAGAATGAACATCAACCACAGGGATATAAGAACCAACTTTTATGGCTCAACAACAATCAACATTTCCTCTCTTACTCCCCTGCCAGCTGGATCCAGGGAAACATTCTCATTCAAGccagaaaaaaatgttataaaaaatggCACCatcctgtactttgccttggttGCTATTGATAAAGTCTCTCATCAATCAGATGTGTCAAATATAGCTCAGGCCGCTTTCATTATTCCTCCAACACTAGTGAGTGGGTCCAAATGA